One genomic window of Actinoalloteichus hoggarensis includes the following:
- a CDS encoding glutamate ABC transporter substrate-binding protein — MRSGSRLAALLTAVLVLAGCAGGPGVPADVDVDVERPTPVGAEVTSGLEPPPADNPSCDPTASLRPSGGLPTPGQMPAGSTMEEIVDRGFLIAGVDQTTYLMGYRDPTAEGLSGFDIDLVNELAEALFGEPGKVRYVTVTSEQREQVLADGTVDVVVRTMTVTCDRWENVSFSTVYFEAGQRLLVHRDSEYEDVADLAGERVCSARGSTSLRRIDAHDAGLVAVAVADWADCLVMLQQGQVEGFSTDDTILAGMARQDPQLHVVGDRFSSEPYGMAFNKDDEDFVRFANALLARMRQDGTWERMYNTWLTDLGPAPAPPAANYQD, encoded by the coding sequence ATGAGGTCTGGAAGTCGTCTCGCCGCCCTGCTGACGGCCGTGCTCGTCCTGGCAGGCTGTGCGGGAGGCCCCGGGGTGCCCGCCGACGTCGACGTCGACGTCGAACGTCCGACGCCGGTCGGAGCGGAGGTCACCAGCGGCCTGGAGCCGCCGCCCGCCGACAACCCCTCGTGCGACCCGACGGCCAGCCTGCGTCCCTCGGGCGGGCTTCCCACCCCGGGACAGATGCCCGCGGGCTCCACGATGGAGGAGATCGTCGACCGCGGCTTCCTCATCGCGGGCGTCGACCAGACGACGTACCTGATGGGTTATCGCGATCCGACGGCCGAGGGGCTCTCCGGCTTCGACATCGACCTCGTCAACGAGCTGGCCGAGGCGCTGTTCGGCGAGCCGGGCAAGGTGCGCTACGTGACGGTGACCTCCGAGCAGCGCGAACAGGTGCTGGCGGACGGCACGGTCGACGTCGTCGTCCGCACCATGACCGTCACCTGCGACCGCTGGGAGAACGTCAGCTTCTCGACCGTCTACTTCGAGGCGGGACAACGGCTCCTCGTCCACCGCGACTCCGAGTACGAGGACGTCGCCGACCTCGCGGGTGAGCGGGTCTGCTCCGCACGCGGCTCCACCTCGTTGCGCAGGATCGACGCCCACGACGCCGGACTGGTCGCGGTGGCCGTCGCGGACTGGGCGGACTGCCTGGTGATGCTGCAACAGGGGCAGGTCGAGGGCTTCTCCACCGACGACACGATCCTGGCGGGCATGGCGCGACAGGACCCGCAGCTCCACGTCGTCGGCGACCGGTTCTCCAGCGAGCCCTATGGGATGGCCTTCAACAAGGACGACGAGGACTTCGTCCGCTTCGCCAACGCGCTGTTGGCCCGGATGCGCCAGGACGGCACGTGGGAGCGGATGTACAACACCTGGCTGACCGACCTGGGTCCCGCGCCCGCGCCGCCCGCCGCGAACTACCAGGACTGA
- a CDS encoding serine/threonine-protein kinase, which yields MPVPPGRPGPPPGTVSTAFPVGPPPHPPHATARSTSQPRQGPPGPAAQPATSGLGPDRTVVTSPPGRAAFAAGSGASSNDPTSSTSVRGDRPTGTNSTSSRTGSARSRRGSTRSSRRGRLGGGLVEVPQVTARDPASVVLSDPQVAENKRYCASCQKPVGRSRGGRPGRVDGYCPNCGARYSFSPKLGPGDVLAGQYEVLGCIAHGGFGWIYLARDRNVHDRWVVLKGLLNDGDADAVEATLNEQRALAEVEHPNVVRIFNVVQPADASAAETVGYIVMEYVGGQSLRDILTERRKTEGPTAALPLDQAIAYVLEILPAMGYLHERGLLYCDLKPDNVIQTTEQIKLIDMGAVLHVDDDYGAVYGTIGYQAPEIATIGPSISSDLYTVGRLLAVLSFHFPGYNKEFKEQLPDPADVPVLAEHESLLRFLRRACHTDPNRRFDSADEMAEQLTGVLREVVAVRDRKPVPGVSPMFTPERRSFGVDDLQKIVSGTAVLETRRVAMALPVPMVDPTDPAAGFLLSAEDAGPEQLRAAAQTNEVRLRLARAHIDRGELRLAWQVLQELARQDPDDWRIAWYLALGALAAGDLNDARNRFEALYDRFPGEQATRLAVAVTDEFRGDVAAAARRYDVVWRTDHDFVSAAFGLARARLRTGDVRGAVLVLESVPDTSRHHVAARIAAILARVQGRSPSELGHQDLLDAASRLEPLGLDAERRARLTVEVLRAAHEWVRGVGAGVGGRPKAPGRVFGYELDEHILRLGLERGYRSLARAVDDRAERIALVDRANSLRPRTLV from the coding sequence GTGCCGGTCCCGCCGGGCAGGCCGGGGCCGCCGCCGGGGACGGTGTCCACCGCCTTCCCGGTCGGTCCGCCGCCTCACCCGCCGCATGCCACCGCTCGGTCGACCTCGCAGCCCAGGCAGGGCCCGCCCGGGCCCGCCGCGCAGCCCGCGACATCCGGCCTCGGCCCGGACCGCACCGTGGTGACCAGTCCGCCCGGTCGCGCCGCGTTCGCCGCGGGGAGCGGGGCGTCCTCGAACGATCCGACGTCGAGCACCTCGGTGCGCGGCGACCGGCCCACGGGTACGAACTCGACGTCCAGTCGCACCGGGTCGGCCCGGTCGAGAAGGGGATCGACCCGGTCGAGCAGGCGCGGCAGGCTGGGCGGCGGACTCGTCGAGGTGCCGCAGGTGACCGCCCGCGACCCCGCCTCGGTCGTGCTGAGCGATCCCCAGGTGGCCGAGAACAAGAGGTACTGCGCGAGCTGCCAGAAGCCGGTCGGACGCAGCCGGGGCGGCAGGCCCGGCCGGGTCGACGGCTACTGCCCGAACTGCGGGGCGCGCTACTCGTTCAGCCCCAAGCTGGGGCCGGGCGACGTCCTGGCAGGCCAGTACGAGGTGCTCGGCTGCATCGCCCACGGCGGGTTCGGCTGGATCTACCTCGCGCGCGACCGCAACGTCCACGACCGCTGGGTCGTCCTCAAGGGACTGCTCAACGACGGTGACGCGGACGCGGTCGAGGCGACGCTGAACGAGCAGCGGGCGCTGGCCGAGGTCGAGCATCCCAACGTGGTGCGGATCTTCAACGTCGTGCAGCCCGCCGATGCGAGCGCGGCGGAGACCGTCGGCTACATCGTGATGGAGTACGTCGGCGGGCAGTCGCTGCGGGACATCCTCACCGAACGCCGCAAGACCGAGGGACCGACGGCCGCGCTGCCGTTGGATCAGGCCATCGCCTACGTCCTGGAGATCCTGCCCGCCATGGGCTACCTCCACGAACGTGGCCTCCTGTACTGCGACCTCAAGCCGGACAACGTCATCCAGACCACCGAACAGATCAAGTTGATCGACATGGGCGCCGTCCTGCACGTCGACGACGACTACGGCGCGGTGTACGGCACGATCGGCTATCAGGCGCCGGAGATCGCGACCATCGGCCCGTCGATCTCCTCCGACCTCTACACCGTCGGCCGGCTGCTCGCGGTCCTCAGCTTCCACTTCCCCGGTTACAACAAGGAATTCAAGGAACAGCTGCCCGACCCGGCCGACGTGCCGGTTCTGGCCGAGCACGAGTCGCTCCTGCGCTTCCTGCGCCGGGCGTGTCACACCGATCCCAACCGCCGGTTCGACTCGGCCGACGAGATGGCCGAGCAGCTCACCGGTGTGCTGCGTGAGGTCGTCGCGGTCCGCGACCGCAAGCCCGTGCCCGGTGTGTCGCCGATGTTCACACCGGAACGGCGCAGCTTCGGCGTCGACGATCTCCAGAAGATCGTCTCGGGCACGGCCGTGCTGGAGACACGCCGGGTGGCGATGGCCCTGCCGGTCCCGATGGTCGATCCGACCGATCCGGCCGCAGGTTTTCTGCTCAGCGCCGAGGATGCCGGCCCGGAGCAGCTGAGGGCCGCCGCGCAGACGAACGAGGTGCGGCTGCGTCTGGCGAGGGCGCACATCGACCGGGGCGAGCTGCGGCTCGCATGGCAGGTGCTCCAAGAGCTGGCCCGGCAGGACCCGGACGACTGGCGCATCGCCTGGTATCTGGCGCTGGGAGCGTTGGCCGCCGGTGACCTCAACGACGCCAGGAACCGCTTCGAGGCCCTGTACGACCGTTTCCCCGGAGAACAGGCGACCCGGCTCGCCGTGGCGGTCACCGACGAGTTCCGAGGCGACGTGGCCGCCGCCGCCCGTCGCTATGACGTCGTCTGGCGTACCGACCACGATTTCGTCAGCGCGGCGTTCGGCCTGGCACGGGCCCGACTGCGTACCGGGGATGTTCGGGGCGCCGTGCTCGTCCTGGAATCGGTGCCGGACACCTCGAGACACCATGTCGCGGCCAGGATCGCCGCGATCCTGGCGCGGGTGCAGGGCCGGAGCCCGAGTGAACTGGGCCATCAGGACCTGCTCGACGCCGCGAGCAGACTGGAGCCGCTCGGCTTGGACGCCGAACGACGGGCGCGATTGACGGTGGAGGTGCTGCGCGCCGCCCACGAGTGGGTGCGCGGTGTCGGCGCCGGGGTGGGCGGGCGTCCGAAGGCGCCCGGCCGCGTGTTCGGCTATGAGCTGGACGAGCACATCCTGCGACTCGGTCTTGAGCGCGGCTACCGCAGCCTCGCCAGGGCCGTCGACGACCGGGCCGAACGCATCGCCCTGGTGGACCGGGCGAACAGTCTTCGCCCCCGAACTCTGGTGTAG
- a CDS encoding PP2C family protein-serine/threonine phosphatase encodes MSQSQTSVAGQKPSGPACPKCEYVTIVGDLFCEDCGENLGPVLAEAASAEELAPVPAGAPVCGSCGHGRFTDDGYCARCGRPKPAENDRVEVDLDVVAGVSDRGLRHHHNEDAFGLRRQQAPDGSEAIVVVVCDGVSSSSRAEDASRVAAYTAAELLSEAVRAGSEPAEATRRAVRAATESVARLHTDAADRDPPSCTFVSAVVTSTEVTVGWVGDSRAYWLALPHPESTVVNPGVVGGADIAISSEAHRNRVTEVVASGGSACLTLDHSWARQMVSTGEMTEAQVRGDRRAAALCRWLGADSDGRPAEVVSFRPDGPGIVLVCTDGLWHYLGDPTQTAVRVAGLGAPFAAARELTSLALRGGGHDNITVALVPFPLGRDATTV; translated from the coding sequence ATGTCGCAATCACAGACCTCGGTCGCCGGTCAGAAGCCGAGCGGCCCGGCGTGCCCGAAGTGCGAGTACGTCACCATCGTCGGCGACCTCTTCTGCGAGGACTGCGGCGAGAACCTGGGCCCGGTCCTGGCCGAGGCGGCGTCCGCCGAAGAGCTCGCCCCCGTACCGGCCGGGGCGCCGGTCTGCGGCTCGTGCGGGCACGGTCGGTTCACCGACGACGGGTACTGCGCCCGTTGCGGCCGGCCCAAGCCCGCCGAGAACGATCGGGTCGAGGTCGACCTCGACGTCGTCGCGGGCGTCAGCGACCGGGGACTGCGCCACCATCACAACGAGGACGCCTTCGGCCTGCGGAGGCAGCAGGCCCCCGACGGGTCGGAGGCGATCGTGGTGGTCGTCTGCGACGGGGTGTCCTCCTCGTCACGGGCCGAGGACGCCTCCCGCGTCGCCGCGTACACGGCGGCGGAGCTGCTCTCGGAGGCCGTCCGGGCGGGCTCGGAGCCCGCCGAGGCGACGCGTCGGGCCGTCCGCGCCGCGACCGAGTCGGTGGCCCGACTGCACACCGACGCGGCCGACCGGGATCCGCCGTCCTGCACGTTCGTCTCGGCGGTCGTCACCTCGACGGAGGTCACCGTGGGCTGGGTGGGGGACAGCCGGGCGTACTGGCTGGCGCTGCCCCATCCGGAGTCCACGGTGGTGAACCCCGGCGTCGTCGGGGGAGCGGACATCGCGATCAGCTCCGAGGCGCACCGAAACCGAGTGACCGAGGTCGTCGCCTCGGGCGGCTCCGCCTGTCTGACACTGGACCACTCCTGGGCCCGACAGATGGTCTCGACCGGTGAGATGACCGAAGCACAGGTTCGGGGCGACCGCCGCGCGGCCGCGCTGTGCCGCTGGTTGGGCGCGGACTCCGACGGCAGGCCCGCGGAGGTCGTCAGCTTCCGACCGGACGGGCCGGGCATCGTGCTGGTCTGCACCGACGGCCTGTGGCACTACCTCGGCGATCCGACGCAGACGGCGGTCCGGGTCGCCGGACTCGGGGCTCCCTTCGCCGCGGCTCGCGAACTGACCAGCCTCGCCCTGCGCGGCGGTGGTCACGACAACATCACGGTCGCCCTGGTGCCGTTCCCTCTGGGGCGGGACGCGACGACCGTCTGA
- a CDS encoding VWA domain-containing protein: MGNGPSFRITIDQNRFLPVGGRDVDAIVTVTAGAASNADDGGTAEGRAGGEDTTVVVILDCSSSMNWPRTRIAAARQAAVSAVDALREGVRFAVVAGDSAARMVYPAHRGLARADPRSRTAAAKAIRAVRAVGGTAMSRWLLLAEELFRGAPAGVRHAVLLTDGVNQGEDAAALDMCLAACRDRFVCDCRGIGTDWAVAELRRIAEALSGTVDIIAEPGRLAAEFRAMIDAAMGKETADVALRVWTPRTARLRFLKQVDPTVVDLSGRRVPSGAMTGDYPIGSWGAETRAYHVGVEIEPVEQADRRLAARISVVAPRFDHVGPLATGLVLAEGTSDLAQATFVDRVVGHYTGQSELVEAIRTGLAARTGGDPDTATSSLSRAVELAEAAGNQDTARLLAAVVERDEHTGTVRLRSRVSAEAEMTLDVRSGRTAGLRRPTDRGGR; encoded by the coding sequence ATGGGCAACGGGCCGAGCTTTCGGATCACGATCGATCAGAACAGATTCCTGCCTGTCGGCGGGCGCGACGTCGACGCGATCGTCACGGTGACCGCCGGGGCGGCCTCGAACGCCGACGACGGCGGGACGGCCGAGGGGCGCGCGGGCGGTGAGGACACCACCGTGGTCGTCATCCTCGACTGCTCCTCTTCGATGAACTGGCCGAGAACCAGGATCGCCGCCGCCCGCCAGGCCGCGGTGAGCGCCGTCGACGCGCTGCGCGAGGGAGTGCGCTTCGCGGTCGTCGCGGGCGACTCGGCTGCCAGGATGGTGTATCCGGCGCATCGAGGACTCGCGCGGGCCGATCCGAGGAGCCGGACGGCGGCCGCCAAGGCGATTCGTGCAGTGCGTGCCGTGGGCGGCACCGCGATGAGTCGGTGGCTGCTGTTGGCCGAGGAGCTGTTCCGCGGCGCCCCCGCGGGCGTGCGGCACGCCGTCCTGCTGACCGACGGCGTGAACCAGGGGGAGGACGCCGCCGCGCTGGACATGTGCCTGGCCGCCTGCCGAGACCGGTTCGTCTGCGACTGCCGAGGCATCGGCACGGACTGGGCGGTCGCGGAGCTGCGCCGGATCGCCGAGGCCCTGTCGGGGACGGTGGACATCATCGCGGAGCCGGGGCGACTGGCGGCGGAGTTCCGCGCGATGATCGACGCGGCGATGGGCAAGGAGACCGCGGACGTCGCCCTCCGAGTGTGGACGCCGCGGACCGCTCGACTCCGCTTCCTCAAACAGGTCGATCCGACGGTGGTCGATCTGAGCGGACGGCGGGTGCCGTCGGGCGCGATGACCGGCGACTACCCGATCGGATCATGGGGTGCCGAGACACGGGCCTACCACGTCGGAGTCGAGATCGAGCCCGTCGAACAGGCCGACCGGCGGTTGGCCGCGCGGATCAGCGTCGTCGCCCCGCGATTCGACCACGTGGGCCCGCTCGCGACCGGGCTCGTCCTCGCCGAGGGCACCTCGGACCTCGCGCAGGCGACGTTCGTCGACCGGGTGGTGGGGCATTACACCGGCCAGTCAGAACTGGTCGAGGCGATTCGGACGGGCTTGGCGGCCAGAACGGGCGGCGACCCGGACACGGCCACCAGCAGCCTGAGCCGCGCCGTCGAGCTGGCGGAGGCTGCGGGCAATCAGGACACCGCGCGACTGCTGGCCGCCGTGGTCGAGCGAGACGAGCACACCGGCACCGTTCGACTGCGTTCCCGGGTCAGCGCCGAGGCGGAGATGACCCTGGACGTCCGTTCCGGGCGGACGGCCGGGCTGCGACGACCGACGGACCGGGGAGGACGGTGA
- a CDS encoding FHA domain-containing protein: MRTCPAGHTTPAVDYCEVCGRELTAARPVSPVPWWRGGDVVPAAPVLPWSQPGSPDPIVPVVEPGRCPECGTPRGGRFCEECGRDSFARAADDVDSRAEPRWHALITVDPDWFEAVTAREGLDVRSLVPPLDRPPRRVALTSSEVLLGRGGGTAMIPPDVDLGDDPGVSQRHARLTRTAADRWELVDLGSTNGTVLGDGEPVRAHTPRTLADGARLFLGAWTAVELRTERTR, translated from the coding sequence ATGCGGACCTGCCCGGCGGGACACACCACCCCCGCGGTGGACTACTGCGAGGTCTGCGGTCGGGAGCTGACCGCGGCGCGGCCCGTCTCCCCGGTGCCGTGGTGGCGAGGCGGTGACGTGGTGCCCGCCGCGCCTGTCCTGCCCTGGTCGCAGCCCGGCTCGCCGGATCCGATCGTGCCCGTCGTCGAGCCGGGCCGCTGTCCGGAGTGCGGCACGCCCCGCGGCGGTCGATTCTGCGAGGAGTGCGGCCGCGACTCCTTCGCACGCGCGGCCGACGACGTCGACTCCCGTGCCGAGCCGCGCTGGCACGCGCTGATCACCGTCGACCCGGACTGGTTCGAGGCGGTGACGGCGCGCGAGGGTCTCGACGTGCGGAGTCTGGTGCCGCCGCTCGACCGTCCGCCGCGTCGCGTGGCCCTCACCTCGTCCGAGGTGCTCCTGGGCAGAGGCGGCGGGACGGCGATGATTCCGCCGGACGTCGATCTCGGCGACGACCCGGGAGTCTCGCAACGGCATGCGCGGCTGACCCGAACGGCGGCCGACCGCTGGGAACTGGTCGATCTCGGCTCCACGAACGGGACCGTGCTCGGCGACGGCGAACCGGTCCGTGCCCATACGCCGAGGACGCTCGCCGACGGTGCTCGTCTGTTCCTCGGCGCCTGGACGGCTGTCGAGCTGCGCACCGAGCGCACTCGGTGA
- a CDS encoding serine/threonine-protein kinase gives MDSVGGFAAALLSWLHRLVGANFCPGEWAWTVTGAGFLVGLIISFGSLIIAILRKGIGNRYNTGTGLLIGLIGVCTAFVIPLLMFRGVSDVISAAAAGSGPLAPEARFDMAEGVCVGRFTTQGEYLLSSGTVGDAIGADSALRWLHIAALVALPIVLIALVSWQGRLVARRGPIWPGVTLWAPFALLALFTVGLTAQVVVHLWVGLLPAVFLGALVLLAVGPPPHAVIEWSERSDSDEGDRRHQDQRRRDAEHAEELREARRLAQEDEQYQAMARRQPPSQQAAEAHRPPPTTRTGRPPEEPKPILPPHSTEVTPQAAEQPPRLADTPGPLPFFLGGAAPAGESARGESDSASGVDVPTLLGGHVPVSGSGAGRGRFRRIRRLGKGGFGEVWLAEDTSLNRQVAVKIAHAPDAETEERMLREARALAAVRHPHCVRIYDILEDLGDGTDGLAIVMEYIAGDQLSEVVRASGLLDDVAAARLWGTMAEALNAAHEKGLLHRDVKPGNILIDEAGAPQLIDFGIARSDGDSTLTATGMMVGTPDFLAPEVARGEPATPASDGWQLAATVAYALTGSPPRGYRDSPMSALMAAAQAADVVHLPERSRHRPRLIAALGPDPASRPTLTAITAEMTSFLNGSGAGDGSVTERLRPTDATPDSGGGPAEEATRPAAPVVPPGPAERGPGAAPNGPAGRPPLPPRRPGGAGGPGGPGGHPGPGRTDRGPAGPQSGPVAHGGPAPAPGVGGIGRPTGPPPTPGSSSVPPGRVGRPGFGGPAGAAGQVGPAQAGATGRQTGRVGPQRDMPDRADASGEEPTDVVRPPGGGPDPQAGPAPMPPTRVQGAPPPGQAGGPPPASPGGTRRFTSPFDQED, from the coding sequence GTGGACTCCGTCGGTGGTTTCGCGGCGGCACTCCTGTCCTGGCTGCACCGCCTGGTGGGGGCGAACTTCTGCCCGGGCGAATGGGCGTGGACGGTGACGGGCGCCGGATTCCTGGTCGGTCTGATCATCTCCTTCGGGAGTCTGATCATCGCGATCCTCCGCAAGGGCATCGGCAACCGCTACAACACCGGAACCGGGCTGCTGATCGGTCTGATCGGCGTGTGCACGGCCTTCGTCATCCCGCTGCTGATGTTCCGGGGCGTCTCGGACGTGATCAGCGCCGCCGCGGCGGGGAGCGGCCCGTTGGCGCCGGAGGCACGGTTCGACATGGCCGAGGGCGTCTGCGTGGGTCGGTTCACCACGCAGGGCGAGTACCTGCTGTCCTCGGGTACCGTCGGCGACGCGATCGGAGCCGACTCGGCGTTGCGCTGGTTGCACATCGCCGCGCTGGTGGCCCTGCCGATCGTGCTGATCGCCCTGGTGTCCTGGCAGGGCAGGCTCGTGGCCAGGCGGGGCCCCATCTGGCCGGGAGTGACGCTGTGGGCGCCGTTCGCGCTCTTGGCGCTCTTCACCGTCGGGCTCACCGCCCAGGTCGTCGTCCATCTCTGGGTGGGCCTGCTGCCCGCCGTCTTCCTCGGTGCGCTGGTGCTCCTCGCGGTCGGCCCGCCGCCGCACGCGGTCATCGAGTGGTCGGAGCGGTCGGACTCCGACGAGGGCGATCGTCGACATCAGGATCAGCGCAGGCGTGATGCCGAGCACGCGGAGGAGCTGCGCGAGGCGCGTCGGCTCGCGCAGGAGGACGAGCAGTATCAGGCGATGGCCCGCAGACAGCCGCCGTCGCAGCAGGCTGCCGAAGCGCATCGACCGCCGCCCACGACACGGACGGGCAGGCCTCCCGAGGAGCCCAAGCCCATCCTGCCGCCGCACTCCACGGAGGTCACGCCGCAGGCCGCCGAGCAGCCGCCCAGGCTCGCCGACACGCCGGGACCGCTGCCGTTCTTCCTCGGCGGTGCGGCCCCGGCGGGCGAGTCGGCCCGCGGCGAGTCCGACTCGGCCTCCGGTGTCGACGTGCCGACGTTGTTGGGCGGCCACGTGCCGGTGAGCGGCAGCGGCGCGGGGCGCGGCCGGTTCCGACGCATCCGCCGACTCGGCAAGGGCGGCTTCGGCGAGGTGTGGCTGGCGGAGGACACCAGCCTCAACCGACAGGTCGCGGTGAAGATCGCCCACGCGCCCGACGCCGAGACCGAGGAACGGATGCTGCGCGAGGCGCGTGCCCTGGCCGCGGTCCGGCATCCCCACTGCGTGCGGATCTACGACATCCTCGAGGATCTCGGCGACGGCACGGACGGGCTGGCGATCGTGATGGAGTACATCGCGGGCGATCAGCTGTCCGAGGTGGTGCGTGCGTCGGGTCTCCTGGACGACGTGGCCGCCGCCAGGCTGTGGGGGACGATGGCGGAGGCTCTGAACGCCGCCCATGAGAAGGGCCTGCTGCATCGGGACGTCAAGCCGGGCAACATCCTGATCGACGAGGCGGGCGCCCCGCAGCTCATCGACTTCGGCATCGCCAGGAGCGACGGCGACAGCACGTTGACCGCCACCGGGATGATGGTGGGCACCCCGGACTTCCTGGCCCCCGAGGTCGCCAGGGGAGAGCCCGCGACGCCCGCCTCCGACGGCTGGCAGCTCGCCGCGACGGTGGCCTACGCGCTGACCGGCAGTCCGCCGAGGGGGTACCGGGACAGCCCGATGTCGGCGTTGATGGCGGCGGCGCAGGCCGCGGACGTCGTGCATCTGCCGGAACGGAGCAGGCACCGACCGCGACTGATCGCGGCACTCGGGCCGGATCCGGCGAGCCGTCCGACGTTGACGGCGATCACCGCCGAGATGACCTCGTTCCTGAACGGTTCCGGGGCAGGCGACGGCTCCGTGACCGAGCGGCTGCGACCGACCGACGCCACGCCCGATTCGGGCGGCGGGCCCGCCGAGGAGGCCACCCGCCCCGCCGCGCCCGTCGTCCCGCCGGGTCCCGCCGAGCGCGGTCCGGGCGCCGCGCCGAACGGCCCGGCGGGCAGGCCGCCGCTGCCGCCCCGCAGGCCGGGCGGCGCCGGCGGCCCGGGAGGCCCGGGAGGACATCCCGGCCCCGGCAGAACCGATCGAGGACCCGCGGGGCCGCAGTCCGGACCCGTCGCGCACGGTGGCCCGGCACCCGCGCCGGGCGTGGGCGGCATCGGCAGGCCCACTGGTCCGCCGCCGACACCGGGGTCGAGTTCCGTTCCGCCGGGAAGAGTCGGGCGACCCGGATTCGGCGGCCCTGCCGGGGCGGCGGGACAGGTCGGTCCGGCGCAGGCAGGCGCGACGGGCAGGCAGACGGGCCGCGTCGGTCCGCAGCGTGACATGCCGGACCGGGCCGATGCCTCGGGTGAGGAGCCGACCGACGTCGTTCGTCCGCCCGGCGGCGGTCCCGATCCACAGGCGGGCCCGGCACCCATGCCGCCCACCCGAGTCCAGGGCGCGCCGCCGCCGGGACAGGCCGGGGGGCCGCCGCCCGCGAGCCCCGGCGGAACCCGACGGTTCACCTCGCCGTTCGACCAGGAGGACTGA
- a CDS encoding uridine kinase produces the protein MTFRSSTPDRLPADLTDWIMEHPGRPWLRLAVDAPVAEQGGGLAAALVDELVRRGRPALRVATADFLRPASLRLEHGREDADSYPDWLDRGALRREVLTPTEAGGTGRVLPSRWDAVADRATRAEYVDLRPGAVLIVDGMFLLDGTLDFDLSIHLAVSSQAIARLLPPELHWTLPAHRDYADTARPERSADLIVRMDHPDRPAFRRRTG, from the coding sequence GTGACGTTCCGATCGAGCACTCCGGACCGGCTGCCCGCCGACCTGACCGACTGGATCATGGAGCATCCAGGCCGCCCCTGGCTGCGACTGGCGGTGGACGCGCCCGTGGCCGAGCAGGGCGGCGGGCTGGCCGCGGCGCTCGTCGACGAGCTGGTGCGGCGCGGCAGGCCCGCGCTGCGTGTCGCGACCGCGGACTTCCTGCGCCCGGCCTCGCTACGGCTGGAACACGGCCGTGAGGACGCCGACTCCTATCCGGACTGGCTGGATCGCGGCGCGCTGCGCCGGGAGGTGCTGACGCCGACCGAGGCGGGTGGCACCGGGCGGGTGCTGCCGAGCCGGTGGGACGCCGTCGCCGATCGGGCCACCAGGGCGGAGTACGTCGACCTTCGCCCCGGTGCGGTGCTGATCGTCGACGGCATGTTCCTGCTCGATGGAACGCTCGACTTCGACCTGAGCATCCACCTGGCCGTCTCGTCGCAGGCCATCGCCCGGCTGCTGCCTCCGGAGCTGCACTGGACGTTGCCCGCGCACCGGGACTACGCGGACACGGCCCGGCCGGAGCGGAGCGCGGATTTGATCGTCCGGATGGACCATCCGGACCGGCCTGCCTTCCGGCGCCGCACCGGCTGA